From a region of the Corallococcus coralloides DSM 2259 genome:
- a CDS encoding VOC family protein produces the protein MPSKPRRTGHVRSQPLIAVRDVEASSRWYQAVLGCESGHGGPEYEMLLNNGELVLQLHAWDLDEHANLMGPDSAPRGHGVLLWFETTDFDACVDAAQALKVEWVEAPHVNPNSRRWEFWAKDPDGYVVVVSAESRAKRS, from the coding sequence ACGTCCGTTCGCAGCCCCTCATCGCGGTGCGCGACGTGGAGGCGAGCAGCCGGTGGTACCAGGCGGTGCTCGGCTGCGAGAGCGGGCATGGCGGGCCCGAGTACGAGATGCTGCTGAACAACGGCGAGCTCGTGCTCCAGCTCCACGCGTGGGACCTGGATGAGCACGCGAACCTGATGGGGCCGGACTCGGCGCCCAGGGGCCACGGCGTGCTGCTCTGGTTCGAGACCACGGACTTCGACGCCTGCGTGGATGCGGCGCAGGCGCTGAAGGTGGAGTGGGTGGAAGCGCCGCACGTGAACCCGAACTCGCGCCGCTGGGAGTTCTGGGCGAAGGACCCGGACGGCTACGTCGTCGTGGTGTCCGCGGAGTCGCGAGCGAAGCGCTCCTGA